The Triticum aestivum cultivar Chinese Spring chromosome 5A, IWGSC CS RefSeq v2.1, whole genome shotgun sequence genomic sequence TTGGGTCGCTCTCCCTCAACTGGCCGCAAATAAATTTATTCATTCATGTACCCATCTGCTGGTGAATGTACACATGATGTTTCCGACATGAAAATGGCTTGTGTGATACAAGTCCATGTGCATCACGCAAGAGGATTTACATACTCCCTCTCTAAATTAGATAACTACTTTTAGTTATCTAAACGCtgttatattaatttacagagggagtaactcGGTAGCGGTGTGAGCATTATCTAGTAGCTGATCATATTATCATCCAGTGCAACGATATTCGGGGGCACGATGCGTATGGCCGCATGATCGCGTCAATATTAAAATAGTGCTTTTATGATTGGAGCTTAATTACGGCATGCATGCAGCTTCTGATACAACTTTTGAATGAGAGTGCATATGCCCCATCCATCCCacctttttatgtttttttttcttttgacttGTAAATTCGAATTTATTATATCTTTTGAATCAAAAATTCAATTTAtatctcatttgcatatgtgtgTTTCTTGTgatgagggctttggagcatacaCACTTCTAAGTATGTTTTGACAAGTTTTAAACACTTCAGCAAGTATCAACTACTAAAACTTGCTAGAGCGAATAAGAATTATTTCAACAAGTTTCAGTGACTAGAACTTAAACCTAAGCCCTAAATCCCTAAAAGCAAATGAAACTCGGTAATTTGGTGAAGCTTTGTAAAACTTAATATTATGACTATCAAGTTCTACATGTATTCAATATTGATCTTATTTGAAAGTACTCGTAGCAACGAATACGAATATGCAATGAAACTTAATTTGAACTTTCGGTTCAAAAGATACAATAGATTCAACTTTTAAGATGAAATAAAAAAAAGTATGGGAGATGGGGTAGGTGCCCCATGCAACTCTGCCAAAAGATGACATGCATGGACTCACTGAAATGATTAAGGGCTAATGGTATAAAAGAAGGGAGAATATCACATGAAAACCAACATTTAAATAAAACTTCGTGTAAACCACATTTGAAAGTTTTGATCAATCTAGAAAAATTACTGGATGTTAATAGGGTGATGTTGTATTTCCATACGGAAGTCCAAGTTGAAACACATCACAAGATGTGATCTATGCgagaaaaaaaacaaattcagcaaTGAATAGTGATGTTACTTTCGGAACTATTCAACgatgattttgttattttcataacTCACATCTCGTAACGTGTTTGAATTTCAAATTTCACGTGGCAATAGAACATCACCCTTTAACATCACACATTGTTTTTAGATTTTTGGGAAACTTCAAACATCATTTCCGCATGGTTTTCATCGACATTTTTCGAATGTTAGTGGCTGCATGCATGCGTGCTCCTACGAACTTCCGACAATGTTCGATTATGTATAGCTTGTCAAGTTACAAAAACATCCCCAATTATATATCCACACTTGCATAATACAAAAAATAGGGCCATCTATGTATCAGTTACTCGAAAAAAAATGCTAGTCGGTTTTTTCAGCCGTTAGATTAAAATGCAATTgctgctccttcttcctcctttcgGCCTTCTTCCTTCCTCTTCCCGATCTTTTTCAAGTCTTCCTCTACCCTCTCCTCCACCAATGACAACTGGTCCTATCACTGATGATGTCCTGCCAAACCCTTGTTGACACATTGTTGTCGCGTTTAAGGAAGGGCCTTTTTCACCGTGACTTCCGGTCAGAGTAGGCAACCTCGAGCTTGGCCGCGATGTCCTTGTCTACGTCTCAGGCTCGGGCGCTATGTAATCCGAGCAACGATCAAAATGAAAAGGCCCCCTTTTCCACCCGTGACGGGGCGGCGCCCCTGCCTGAGCGATGTCCTAGCAACAAGCCCTCAGCCGATGATGCCCCGACTGATCGCGTTGTCCAGCTCGTACGTTGTCCACTCCGAGCGGCGATGaataggacccccccccccccaccgccctccccctctctccctctccctctccaagctTGCCCGCATCGTCCCCGTCTTCGACAAGACTCTAGCTAGCTCAGCCTCGGAGGTGCGCATCACATCGCCTTCTCTCATAGGGAATCGACTGGACATTTGTTTTCTTGATTGAATTGCCTAATGTTTATGCGGGAAAAATAATATCATGCGTATATTGGCGCGTGCATCACGTACATATGGGACAAGAAGAGCTAGCCCTATCATGCATATGCCCCCTTCCTCCCCGCCACGATTTTCGCTCGGGTTGTCCCCACACGCACACTGGGTTGGATCCTCTTCCTCGTCCCCATCAACATGGAAGGACCGCCACGTGGGTGTGTAAAGTCTGTGGGCCCACGTCTCTTGTTGACGTTCGGAGCACCGAGAGATCCTGATCCTCTCTATAAAGGAGCCTCCGCGACTTCCAGAGTCTGAAGCTACCGGAGCAAGCAACCAACACCTTTTCTTTCCACGTCTAGCTTGTCTAATCTGAGCAAGCTTAGCCAGCGTCATACACACACTTGTCTGCGTGCCGCACGTACCGTCGAGCTATCCGAACTGAAATGCAGAGGAGCAGAGGTTGTGCCCCGGGCGGTGAGCACGCCTGGGCAGCGGCTGACGGCGGGATACAGCTGCAGCGCCGGGAGAGGGAGCTGGTGGCGCAGCTGCACGAGCTGCTGTACCCGTCCACGTCCCCGTCTCGGAGCGGCGCGTCCTCGTGTTCTGGTCTTGCGGCTGACTTGTGTTGGGAGCACGGCAGCTCACAGGTGAAGGCAACGGCGGCGTCGTGCGCCGGAGGCAAACGGCGCGGGGGGCGCAAGAGAGTCCGGGAAGATGAACGGCACGAGGAGGGGCAAGGACACCGCGGCGGTGCTGCGACTGCGACGAAGGCTACTACTCGTTGCAGGAGGAAGAAGCaaggggcgacgacgacgacgctcgTCACGACGGTGCCGGATTTCGACGGCTACCAGTGGAGGAAGTACGGCCAGAAGCAAATCGAAGCGGCCAAGCACCCCAGGTAAACAATTTCATATTATTAGTACAACATTTGCTATTATTCAGTTTCTTAAACATGTAGCCCTGCCGTACGTACTACTCtttctcatcttcttcttccactcCGGCAGAGCTGGCCGCCGGGGTAGAGCGAGCCCCTGCCCCCCTGATGTTTTATTTTTGAACCCCCTGCTTCCTGATGTTAGTGTGGCGGTGGTAGCAATTcgagagatggcggcggcggatgGTGTGCTGGCTGCGATTGTAGAGAAGGGCCTCGTTAATAATGGTGGAGGCGGCATAAGATTTTAAGTTGGAAGGAGAGGGTGAGGATTAGGGTTGAAAGAGAAGGAAAATCACAACCATTTATTCTTATAACTAATGAAAGGCTGAAATGACTCATGACCCAATATTTCGCCCATGACAGGTCACCCTTCAATTTAACGACTAAGTATAGTActccatcgcatgcatgcatgctttaACCAAGAAGATTAAGTACTCAATGGTTTCGCTAAACTTAGAAATGACGATTTAAGAATTTTTACACTCTCTATCAAAACGTGGAAAGCCATGCAAAGGAGCCAATCAACCAAACTAGCTAAAATATGCCATTTCCAGACCGCTCGCTGTCCGTATGGATACGTGCACCCATCTCCCGACAGTGATTCATCAGTTGGGACCCCCTTCATGTACCCGTGATACACGATGATACATCTGGCATCGATGGCATCATCATGCGTACGTCCAGCAAGAAGACGTATGATGCTTACGCATGCTCGGGTTAATTAATTAAATTGAAACTATAACAATGACTAAAGCTAAATCGCTCTTCCATCAATGGCAATTTGCAGGAATTACTACCGGTGCACCAACAGCACGAACCAGGGCTGCCCGGCCAAACGAACGGTGCAGCGCAATGACGATGACGGCAGCGACGATGGACGGCCGAAGTATACGGTGGTGTACATCTCGGAGCACAGCTGCAAGGCGACCGAGTCGGCGGCCGTGCCGGTGATCCTCGAGACCACCGTCCGCACCGACACCGCAGCAGCTCCAGACGTCGCCGTCGTTCCCGGTAGCAGCTCTGGAGCTATCAGTTCTGAGACTCAAtcgccggcaagctcctcggaTATCACATGGAGCagcggcggcagcgacggcggtGCCAATGTGCCGCCGAGAGAGCGCGACGATTACTCGCGTCTGTTCGCTATCGAGGATGACTGCTGGGGGTGGAacgcgtcgccgccggcacccgctgctgctgctgcgttGCTCCAGGAGATGGACTTCGACGGGCCTATCAGGTCGCCGGTGCACGTCGCGGCAGCGGATGGAAGTTGGATTAACGACTTGTTCGTGAACGAACCACCATTTGTTCTCAACAGCTGCCATTTGTTTGGCCTCTAGATCTTTAGATCTTTGTAGATGTTCATTATTGTCTATCCTTTTTTTCTCTCTATTTAATCACTCCAAGTTGAATTTCCTATTTTTTGTTTTGATGCAGTGAAATAAAAAGGGACTTGTATAATGGTACACAACTTGTGCCTACATGCATCTATATCACAAGCCACCTTAACTAGGGTTCCGCCGCGCCACTTTCTATCTTACTAGAGCATAGACCTCACTGACGCCTGATGGCACCACCTCATCCTCGTGATCTCCTCTTGGGCAGAATGTTGCCACCATTTTCCGCTGCAACCCTAaggagcaaggtttctacccgcctCGTGGTTCTTATTCCTGAGCCAGCAGATGGTAGGACTTCGATTTAACATGTTACTACGGTTACCGCTCCTCAACTTTGCCGCCGTTACTATATCAGTACTAATTTCTCAGTTTGTGATCTCATACACAGGAACAAAGTGTCCAAAGACTGGGATTTAAATCAAATACTAAAGAGAAACAACTAAAGACGGTGACCATCATCATCCCATGCATACGAGTGGAACTCGTATGAGCTCACAACAACGCGTTGGCCCAGTTCATCAGCACTGAGGCATGGCTCTAAAGGACCTTGACCTTCACTCTCGCAGCCGCATACATATCCACCGAGGGCGTATGAATTCACACCTGGATCGAGACAGATCGAcgggttgccccatcaaagcattgacTTAAACCCCAAGACTCTTGCTCGACAATCCAAGCTTTGAGAGTAGGTGTGGGAGCATGTCCTTGGGCAAGCCCGCTACCGTGTGGCTCAATCATGATTGGGCATATAAATACTTTTGATAATGGTGGTAACCGACAGGCACACAGATACTCAGGATTCACCGAAGCGCCGCATCCCATCGCTCAACAACCATTCCCTGCTCTAGTGAACTCTGACTTTGAGAACACATATCATACACAGGTTGCGATGACATGCGTAAACAGATTGAATATCACAACACAAACTCGGATTTAAGGATACACATGACACATCTCTTATACAAAAGAAGGTAGATAATTAAAAACTAACGGCTCGAAGGCCGGTCATAACATGACAGTAGATAAAAGAATAAACATGGGATGGTGACCCCACCATCCCGCCCCAAAGTAACATGAGAAACGAGCTagcactagtgcagaatcgggctaTTGCTCCGGTTCATAagaccctttagtgtcggttctggaAACCCCCGCTTAGTCCCGGCTCAACACGAACTGAGagcaaaggcccaccacgtggcatgagTCTGCGTGTAACGTCCCAGACACACCCgttggtggtcgttactcctggcgggatctaga encodes the following:
- the LOC123106867 gene encoding probable WRKY transcription factor 47 is translated as MQRSRGCAPGGEHAWAAADGGIQLQRRERELVAQLHELLYPSTSPSRSGASSCSGLAADLCWEHGSSQVKATAASCAGGKRRGGRKRVREDERHEEGQGHRGGAATATKATTRCRRKKQGATTTTLVTTVPDFDGYQWRKYGQKQIEAAKHPRNYYRCTNSTNQGCPAKRTVQRNDDDGSDDGRPKYTVVYISEHSCKATESAAVPVILETTVRTDTAAAPDVAVVPGSSSGAISSETQSPASSSDITWSSGGSDGGANVPPRERDDYSRLFAIEDDCWGWNASPPAPAAAAALLQEMDFDGPIRSPVHVAAADGSWINDLFVNEPPFVLNSCHLFGL